The following proteins are co-located in the Polystyrenella longa genome:
- a CDS encoding alpha-2-macroglobulin family protein, with product MLRLLFTLVFVAISSNLTGHLFAAEKGENPLFEQANQEQKDGNYKNAYDIYHDLVLKPETDTTTARRSLQELTTCLYNLDRIGEIDPLLEMVVMVHGDDWRIVQEVANSYRSVQHYGYIIGDEITRGHSRGGAQYVSLEERDRVRALQLMVQALELKLQDTEVKAKEKGDFYFELANTVQMSRSTYDSWKMQTLTDLSELPEPENSNPRFGGYRRMGAPDFDGAPVDDEGNPITFTVPESWEAAANDGQRWRWALAQAASTTSDHKMRVKMQLGDWGQSLFGVQTLRDQPLFYKQISQATDDPNKLDKTTAPYSVHTLGEDETLAQLATGIKRFTLPEDFSYIKIFLEIAAEDKGNYAEQALSRLENIFKNRRQYARAAEMIRENIKRFGPGNNDHKQKSLDQIIGNWGEFQVETESQIPSQGGKFLYRFRNGKQVHFEAVEIKLDELLKDCIEHLKSHPKQLDSLKLQFENIGQQLVEGNQEKYLGKKVAEWNVDLDPLAGHYDKLKTISAPLNQAGAYFITARMQDGNETRIVLWMNDTIIVSKRADNKSWYLVADAESGTPVPGANVEMIGYRIERPRPRNPNQIEIKTQHFAEFTDKEGQFTVSENRAPHNFNWLMIARTKEGRLAYLGFQSIWHQPKNDPGHDTHKAFYISDRPVYKPKDTVQFKFWVRNARYSTMAPAVYANKEFQLRLNDPQGKEVWTKKFTADAFGGFNGEYELPEEATLGTYSLNVIDNPRVQGWGSFRVEEYKKTEYEVTIDAPEEPVQLGEKITATIKAKYYFGAPVKNATVHFTVKRSEYSNRWYPSGTWDWLYGNGYWWFTPEWDWYPGFSRWGCVRPYPYWWPQQSDPPEVVLDQEVEIGADGSVTVEIDTALAEAMHGDQDHRYEITAEVVDESRRTIVGNGEVLVARELFDIVAWTNRGYARVGDTIEASFKAHTLNRKPVKGEGTVHLIKITYTEDGKPLETLVEKWDVATNEEGLVTQKMNLAEAGQYRISYLLKDEAGHEQEGATVLNVYGAGFDGKGFRYNDLELLVEQKEYQPGDKVQLRINTNRTGSTVLLFVRPVNGVYEVPYTLKLDGKSTSFEIDVRPDDMPNFFVEAMTISDGDIHSVTQNIVVPPEKRIMNIEVTADQPKYQPGEELKLQLKLTDLKGDPIQGSVVLSAYDKSVEYISGGSSIGDIKKFFWDFKRHHSSSTNSSWNHHSYVLYKRDQQRMEQLGTFGAIVEESFYDRGKGGFGGGTDHSITMMRSAPMSKMHLGGEMAMEMADGAPPAAPEAGAGGGESVEPTIRKDFADTAFWAANLEPDENGIVLVSFPMPDSLTTWKIASWGMGDRTRVGYGETEVITSKNLLVRLQAPRFFVETDEVVLSANIHSYLETDKSVQAILELEGGLLESMDELTREINLTAGEEIRIDWRVKVLQPGEVTLRMKALTDEESDAVEMSFPVYIHGAERMEAYAGTVKPEESSSTVEFDIPKERLPEQSVLKLRFSPSLAAAMIDALPYLANYPHKTTDAAMYRFVPTVITYNILKEMGVDLRQLKKKQTNLNAQELGDPQERAKQWKQYDKENPVYNPDKIEQFVKQHVDDVTNRQLSDGGWGWLSGYGEHSSPHITAQVVHGLILADKNQVALVPGMLDRGLAWLENYQQEQIRLIKNWEENEAKKAEHKKFKQKADNLDALVFGVLVEGGRVNEEMHAYLNRDRVSLSVYAKGLLGLALHTLGDKEGLAKVMENLEQYLQQDAENETAWLQLPAGHFWWFWYGNEDEANAIYLKLLSRTDPRSERARRLVKYILNNRKNSTYWSSISDTALSIEALAEYLKASGENRPDMVVEVWFDGQKQKEVKITPENLFEIDNKFTLEGVALESGRHTLELRKTGSGPLYYNAYVKTFSKEDFIEAAGLEIKVERRYTRLIPDNKETAVANSSGQAIDQLSENFKREPLVNHAELKSGDLIEVELIIDSKNDYEYLIFEDYKPAGLEAVDLRSGYNGNRLGAYMEFKNEKVKFFVQRLAHGKHSVTYQLRAEIPGKFSALPTQGSAMYAPELRANSDEMKLQIVD from the coding sequence ATGTTGCGTTTGTTGTTCACCCTGGTTTTTGTAGCGATCAGTTCCAATCTCACAGGTCATCTATTTGCTGCTGAAAAGGGAGAGAATCCTTTGTTCGAACAGGCCAATCAGGAACAGAAGGATGGAAATTATAAAAACGCATACGACATCTACCATGATCTGGTCCTGAAACCAGAAACCGATACCACCACGGCTAGGCGGAGCCTGCAGGAACTCACCACTTGTCTGTATAACCTGGACCGAATTGGAGAGATCGACCCGCTACTCGAAATGGTGGTGATGGTGCATGGAGATGATTGGCGAATTGTGCAGGAAGTCGCGAATTCCTATCGTTCAGTGCAGCATTATGGTTACATCATCGGGGATGAAATTACGCGTGGTCATTCACGGGGTGGTGCCCAGTATGTCAGTCTGGAAGAACGCGATCGTGTGCGGGCATTGCAGCTGATGGTGCAGGCGTTGGAGTTGAAGCTGCAGGATACCGAAGTGAAAGCCAAAGAGAAGGGGGACTTCTACTTTGAGCTCGCGAACACCGTGCAGATGAGTCGTTCTACATACGATTCCTGGAAAATGCAGACGTTGACCGACCTCTCCGAACTTCCGGAACCCGAGAACAGCAATCCCCGTTTTGGCGGTTATCGCCGTATGGGCGCTCCTGATTTTGACGGAGCCCCTGTCGATGATGAGGGAAATCCAATCACCTTCACTGTTCCGGAAAGCTGGGAAGCTGCTGCCAATGATGGCCAGCGCTGGCGGTGGGCACTCGCACAAGCGGCGTCGACGACTTCAGATCACAAAATGCGAGTCAAAATGCAGCTGGGCGATTGGGGACAATCGCTGTTTGGTGTGCAGACATTGAGAGATCAACCCCTCTTCTATAAGCAGATCTCACAGGCAACGGACGACCCGAACAAACTCGACAAGACAACGGCTCCTTACTCGGTGCATACACTGGGAGAGGATGAAACGCTGGCTCAGCTGGCGACAGGAATCAAACGGTTTACGCTGCCAGAAGACTTCAGCTACATCAAAATCTTCCTGGAAATCGCGGCGGAAGATAAAGGCAATTACGCCGAACAGGCATTAAGTCGGTTGGAAAACATTTTCAAAAATCGACGGCAGTATGCCCGAGCGGCGGAAATGATCCGCGAGAACATCAAGCGGTTTGGACCGGGCAATAACGATCACAAACAGAAAAGCCTCGACCAGATCATCGGTAACTGGGGTGAGTTTCAGGTCGAGACGGAAAGCCAGATTCCCTCTCAAGGCGGAAAATTTCTGTATCGCTTCCGTAATGGAAAACAGGTGCATTTCGAAGCGGTGGAAATCAAGCTGGATGAATTGTTGAAGGATTGTATTGAGCATCTCAAGTCACATCCCAAGCAACTGGATTCGCTGAAACTGCAGTTTGAAAATATCGGACAACAACTGGTTGAGGGAAATCAGGAAAAATACCTTGGTAAAAAAGTGGCTGAATGGAATGTTGATCTCGATCCTCTGGCGGGTCATTACGACAAGCTAAAGACAATCAGCGCTCCGTTGAATCAAGCGGGTGCCTACTTCATCACGGCTCGGATGCAGGATGGGAATGAAACCCGGATTGTGTTGTGGATGAATGATACGATTATTGTCAGCAAGCGGGCGGACAATAAAAGCTGGTATCTAGTCGCTGATGCGGAATCGGGAACGCCCGTTCCCGGAGCGAATGTGGAAATGATAGGGTATCGAATTGAACGCCCGCGTCCTCGTAATCCCAATCAGATCGAAATCAAAACACAGCACTTTGCGGAGTTTACAGACAAAGAGGGACAGTTCACCGTTTCGGAAAACCGGGCACCGCACAATTTCAACTGGTTAATGATCGCGCGCACGAAGGAAGGCCGTTTAGCCTATCTTGGGTTCCAAAGCATCTGGCACCAGCCGAAAAACGATCCGGGCCACGATACGCATAAGGCCTTCTACATCAGCGACCGGCCGGTTTATAAGCCGAAGGATACCGTGCAGTTTAAGTTCTGGGTCCGCAATGCCCGTTACTCGACGATGGCTCCGGCCGTGTATGCCAATAAAGAATTTCAGTTGCGATTGAACGATCCGCAAGGCAAAGAAGTCTGGACGAAAAAATTCACGGCCGACGCCTTTGGCGGTTTCAATGGCGAATACGAGTTGCCGGAAGAAGCGACTCTCGGAACCTATTCGCTTAATGTTATCGACAACCCACGCGTGCAGGGTTGGGGTTCTTTCCGAGTCGAGGAATACAAAAAAACCGAATACGAAGTGACAATTGACGCACCAGAGGAACCTGTACAACTGGGTGAAAAAATTACGGCGACGATTAAAGCTAAATACTACTTCGGGGCACCTGTGAAAAACGCGACCGTTCATTTCACTGTTAAACGAAGCGAATACAGCAATCGCTGGTACCCTTCTGGCACCTGGGACTGGTTGTACGGAAATGGTTACTGGTGGTTTACTCCGGAATGGGACTGGTACCCGGGTTTCTCGCGTTGGGGATGCGTCCGGCCTTATCCATATTGGTGGCCTCAGCAAAGTGATCCTCCCGAAGTCGTGCTGGATCAAGAGGTGGAGATCGGTGCCGATGGATCAGTTACCGTCGAGATCGATACCGCTCTCGCCGAGGCGATGCATGGAGATCAGGATCACCGCTACGAAATTACGGCGGAAGTCGTGGATGAATCACGGCGTACGATCGTCGGTAACGGCGAAGTGTTGGTGGCGCGTGAACTGTTTGATATCGTCGCCTGGACGAACAGAGGATACGCCCGGGTAGGTGATACGATTGAAGCCTCGTTCAAAGCACACACCTTGAATCGTAAACCGGTTAAAGGTGAGGGAACAGTTCATCTGATCAAAATTACCTACACCGAAGATGGTAAGCCATTGGAAACGTTGGTTGAGAAATGGGACGTCGCCACTAACGAAGAGGGCCTGGTAACTCAGAAGATGAATTTGGCGGAAGCAGGTCAGTACCGTATCTCTTACCTACTCAAAGATGAAGCAGGCCACGAGCAGGAAGGGGCGACCGTCCTTAATGTTTACGGAGCAGGATTCGATGGGAAGGGATTCCGGTACAACGATCTGGAACTCCTGGTGGAGCAGAAGGAATATCAACCTGGCGACAAAGTCCAGTTGCGCATTAACACGAATCGAACCGGTTCGACTGTGCTGTTGTTTGTGCGACCGGTCAACGGTGTTTATGAAGTTCCTTATACATTGAAACTGGACGGGAAAAGTACTTCGTTTGAAATCGATGTACGACCCGATGATATGCCGAATTTCTTCGTCGAAGCCATGACGATTTCGGACGGTGATATCCACAGCGTCACACAGAACATCGTGGTTCCGCCTGAAAAACGAATCATGAACATTGAAGTGACAGCGGATCAACCAAAGTATCAGCCGGGTGAAGAACTCAAACTGCAATTGAAACTGACCGACTTGAAGGGAGATCCGATTCAAGGTTCCGTGGTGCTGTCGGCGTATGACAAAAGTGTGGAATATATCTCGGGTGGTTCATCCATTGGAGATATTAAAAAGTTCTTCTGGGATTTCAAACGGCATCACAGTTCGTCGACGAATTCCAGTTGGAATCACCACAGCTATGTTCTGTATAAACGGGACCAGCAGCGAATGGAGCAATTGGGGACGTTTGGCGCTATTGTCGAGGAGTCCTTCTATGATAGAGGTAAGGGAGGCTTTGGCGGAGGAACGGATCATAGCATTACTATGATGCGGTCTGCACCGATGTCAAAGATGCACCTCGGAGGCGAGATGGCGATGGAAATGGCCGATGGTGCCCCACCAGCAGCCCCTGAAGCAGGTGCAGGAGGTGGGGAATCTGTTGAGCCGACGATTCGAAAAGACTTTGCCGATACCGCTTTCTGGGCCGCCAACCTGGAACCGGACGAGAACGGAATTGTGTTGGTCTCCTTTCCAATGCCGGACAGTCTGACTACCTGGAAGATTGCCAGTTGGGGAATGGGTGACCGGACCCGCGTCGGTTATGGCGAAACGGAAGTGATCACCTCCAAGAATCTTCTCGTTCGTCTTCAAGCACCTCGGTTCTTCGTTGAAACGGATGAAGTGGTGTTGTCTGCAAACATCCACAGTTATCTGGAAACAGACAAATCGGTGCAGGCGATTCTCGAACTGGAGGGGGGGCTGCTGGAATCGATGGACGAGTTGACTCGTGAAATCAATCTGACAGCAGGTGAAGAGATCCGCATCGACTGGCGAGTGAAGGTGCTTCAACCGGGCGAAGTAACACTAAGAATGAAAGCCTTGACCGATGAAGAGTCGGACGCGGTCGAGATGTCCTTCCCGGTGTATATTCATGGTGCCGAACGGATGGAAGCGTATGCGGGAACAGTCAAACCGGAGGAGTCGAGCTCGACGGTCGAATTCGATATTCCGAAGGAACGACTTCCTGAACAATCCGTTCTGAAACTCCGTTTCAGTCCGTCGCTGGCTGCGGCCATGATTGACGCGTTGCCTTATTTGGCGAACTATCCTCACAAAACGACTGATGCCGCGATGTATCGGTTTGTGCCGACGGTCATCACCTACAACATCTTGAAAGAGATGGGGGTTGATCTGAGACAGCTTAAGAAAAAGCAGACCAATCTCAATGCTCAGGAATTAGGCGATCCCCAGGAACGAGCGAAACAGTGGAAACAATATGATAAAGAAAACCCGGTTTACAATCCGGATAAAATCGAGCAATTCGTCAAGCAGCATGTGGATGATGTTACCAATCGTCAATTGAGTGATGGCGGGTGGGGTTGGCTTAGCGGCTACGGCGAACATTCTTCGCCTCACATTACTGCTCAGGTTGTTCATGGTTTGATTCTGGCAGACAAAAACCAGGTGGCACTTGTTCCGGGAATGCTGGATCGGGGACTCGCCTGGTTAGAGAACTACCAACAGGAACAGATTCGTCTGATCAAAAACTGGGAAGAAAACGAAGCGAAAAAAGCAGAACACAAAAAGTTTAAACAAAAGGCAGACAATCTCGACGCACTCGTCTTCGGTGTGTTGGTCGAGGGGGGACGCGTGAATGAAGAAATGCATGCTTACCTGAATCGCGACCGGGTCAGCCTGTCTGTATATGCGAAAGGTCTGCTCGGCCTAGCTCTGCACACCCTTGGTGACAAAGAGGGTCTGGCGAAGGTAATGGAAAACCTGGAGCAGTACCTGCAACAGGATGCCGAAAATGAAACGGCCTGGTTGCAATTACCCGCAGGGCACTTCTGGTGGTTCTGGTATGGCAACGAAGACGAAGCCAACGCCATCTACCTGAAACTGCTTTCACGGACCGACCCACGTAGCGAACGGGCGAGACGGCTTGTGAAATACATCCTCAATAATAGAAAGAACTCCACCTACTGGAGCAGCATCAGCGATACCGCCCTGTCCATTGAAGCTCTAGCCGAATACTTGAAAGCAAGTGGCGAGAATCGCCCCGATATGGTGGTGGAAGTCTGGTTTGATGGTCAGAAGCAGAAGGAAGTAAAAATCACTCCTGAGAACCTGTTTGAAATTGATAACAAGTTTACGCTTGAAGGCGTCGCGTTGGAATCAGGTCGGCATACGCTGGAACTTCGGAAAACGGGTTCGGGACCGCTGTATTATAACGCTTATGTGAAAACGTTCTCGAAAGAGGACTTCATCGAAGCGGCCGGTCTCGAAATCAAAGTTGAACGGCGATACACCCGTTTGATTCCAGACAACAAAGAGACGGCCGTGGCGAACAGCAGTGGGCAAGCGATTGATCAATTAAGCGAGAATTTCAAACGCGAACCACTCGTCAATCATGCCGAACTGAAAAGTGGTGATCTGATTGAAGTCGAGTTGATCATCGATAGTAAAAACGATTACGAGTACCTGATCTTTGAAGACTATAAACCGGCCGGTTTGGAAGCGGTTGATTTGCGAAGTGGATACAACGGGAACCGTCTGGGGGCGTATATGGAATTCAAAAATGAGAAAGTGAAGTTCTTTGTACAGCGACTGGCTCATGGCAAGCACAGTGTGACCTACCAGTTGCGGGCCGAAATTCCCGGTAAGTTCAGTGCGTTACCAACGCAGGGGTCGGCGATGTACGCTCCTGAATTACGTGCGAATAGTGATGAAATGAAACTGCAGATCGTCGACTAA
- a CDS encoding D-TA family PLP-dependent enzyme, whose product MSDRYQISDSSSIISPGLVVFEELVDENIQKMIDIAGSVERLRPHCKTHKMSEVARKQLAAGITKHKAATFAEAEMLADAGAEDIFLAYNLVGPNIERAVKFVKTYPTVTFSVTADHERPLAQLSEAFSKAGLSIDVLLDVDTGLHRTGLEAGTEAEALYKQIADSPGIQAGGLHLYDGQNHQTDLTERTAAVKACWDPAIAMKKKLVAAGYDVPRIVAGGTGSFPIFAQFNDPALELSPGTCVFNDSGYSNMFPDMKFTPAAVMLTRVISRPTADRLTLDLGTKGAASDPPAGKRLFFPELPDSEHVLQNEEHLVLQTNKAKNYQPGDELIAIPTHICPTSALHKSAYVVRDGEVVAQWNVIARDRCLTI is encoded by the coding sequence ATGAGTGATCGTTATCAGATTTCGGATTCTAGTTCGATTATCAGTCCCGGTTTGGTAGTCTTCGAAGAACTGGTGGACGAGAACATTCAAAAGATGATTGATATCGCCGGTTCCGTCGAACGCCTTCGACCGCATTGCAAAACGCATAAAATGTCAGAGGTCGCCCGAAAACAATTGGCGGCCGGAATTACTAAACACAAAGCAGCCACCTTCGCCGAAGCGGAAATGCTGGCCGACGCAGGTGCAGAGGATATCTTTCTCGCTTACAACCTGGTCGGACCGAACATCGAACGGGCCGTCAAGTTCGTTAAAACCTACCCCACTGTCACCTTCTCGGTGACGGCAGATCACGAACGCCCCCTCGCCCAATTAAGCGAAGCATTTTCGAAGGCCGGACTCTCTATCGATGTGCTCCTCGATGTCGATACCGGTTTGCACCGTACCGGTCTGGAAGCGGGCACCGAAGCGGAAGCACTTTATAAACAGATTGCTGATTCTCCGGGTATCCAAGCAGGCGGCCTCCATTTGTACGATGGCCAGAACCACCAAACCGATCTCACCGAACGAACAGCCGCGGTCAAAGCGTGTTGGGATCCCGCCATTGCGATGAAGAAAAAACTGGTTGCTGCCGGCTACGACGTTCCCCGGATAGTCGCCGGAGGAACAGGATCGTTCCCCATCTTCGCTCAGTTCAATGACCCCGCACTCGAGTTGAGCCCCGGTACTTGCGTCTTTAACGACTCGGGATACTCCAACATGTTCCCCGATATGAAGTTCACCCCGGCAGCAGTCATGCTGACACGTGTCATCAGCCGCCCCACGGCGGACCGATTGACGCTCGACCTGGGAACCAAAGGAGCTGCCTCCGATCCACCCGCCGGTAAACGGCTCTTTTTCCCCGAACTGCCTGACTCGGAACATGTCCTGCAAAACGAAGAACATCTTGTCCTGCAGACTAACAAAGCCAAGAACTACCAACCGGGCGATGAACTGATCGCCATTCCAACCCACATTTGCCCCACGTCGGCCCTGCACAAATCGGCCTACGTCGTTCGCGACGGAGAAGTCGTCGCTCAATGGAACGTCATCGCCCGCGACCGCTGCTTAACGATCTGA
- a CDS encoding coproporphyrinogen-III oxidase family protein → MSTETAKTEVGSYFIANYPPFSLWRSDLRHEIESAYESEPDSSVPLGLYIHIPFCRKRCRFCYFRVYTQQNAKTIQDYVDALEKEFQMISQQPAVKGRKLKFVYFGGGTPSYLSSRQLLSLRDRLSEYLNWDDAEEVTFECEPGTLNEEKVKTLKEIGVTRVSLGVENFKDSILEENGRAHLSPEIHKAYGWIQDVGFPQVNIDLIAGMIGETDENWQNCLEKANEMRADNITVYQMELPFNTIISKEMKEESKESPIADWATKRRWVNEAIDWLGEKGYHVSSGNELVLNPETDRFVYRDNLWRGSDLLAAGVSSFGHLQGVHYQNYDKIEEYKEIVNEGRLPVNRAYRPTKHQMLIRELILQMKEGHISAKPFREKFGVEILEEFATPFQHQQETGFLTIDGDDITLTRKGLLQVDTLLPAYFEEDHREIRYT, encoded by the coding sequence ATGTCGACAGAGACTGCGAAAACTGAAGTTGGTAGTTACTTTATCGCCAACTATCCTCCCTTTTCCCTGTGGAGGTCGGATTTACGACACGAGATCGAGTCCGCTTATGAAAGCGAACCAGACAGTTCGGTTCCTCTCGGCTTGTACATTCATATTCCGTTCTGCCGCAAGCGATGTCGCTTCTGTTACTTCCGGGTCTATACCCAACAGAACGCGAAAACGATTCAAGACTACGTCGATGCTCTGGAAAAAGAATTCCAGATGATCAGCCAGCAACCGGCGGTCAAAGGTCGAAAGTTGAAGTTCGTTTACTTTGGTGGAGGAACTCCTTCTTACCTGAGTTCCCGCCAATTGCTCTCCCTGCGGGATCGCCTCTCCGAATATCTGAACTGGGACGATGCGGAGGAAGTGACCTTCGAATGTGAACCCGGAACGCTGAACGAAGAAAAAGTAAAAACACTCAAGGAGATCGGAGTCACCCGTGTTTCTTTGGGGGTTGAAAACTTCAAAGACAGCATCCTCGAAGAAAATGGTCGTGCCCACCTCTCCCCCGAAATTCATAAAGCTTACGGTTGGATTCAGGATGTCGGATTTCCCCAAGTGAACATCGACCTGATTGCCGGCATGATTGGCGAGACGGACGAGAACTGGCAAAACTGTCTGGAAAAAGCGAATGAAATGCGGGCGGACAATATTACTGTCTATCAGATGGAATTGCCGTTTAACACGATCATCTCCAAAGAGATGAAAGAGGAAAGCAAGGAATCTCCCATTGCAGACTGGGCCACCAAACGTCGCTGGGTGAACGAAGCGATTGATTGGTTAGGCGAGAAAGGGTACCACGTTTCCAGCGGGAACGAACTGGTGCTCAATCCGGAAACAGATCGCTTTGTCTACCGTGACAACCTCTGGCGAGGATCCGATCTATTGGCAGCGGGTGTCTCTTCCTTCGGTCACTTGCAGGGAGTTCATTATCAGAACTACGACAAGATCGAAGAGTATAAAGAGATCGTCAACGAAGGTCGTCTGCCGGTCAACCGAGCTTATCGACCGACTAAACATCAAATGCTGATTCGCGAACTGATTCTGCAAATGAAAGAAGGACATATCTCGGCGAAACCATTCCGAGAGAAATTCGGTGTCGAAATTCTCGAAGAATTCGCCACTCCCTTCCAGCACCAGCAAGAGACCGGTTTCCTGACGATCGACGGGGACGACATCACGCTGACCCGCAAAGGGTTGCTGCAGGTCGATACGTTATTGCCCGCGTACTTCGAAGAAGACCATCGAGAAATTCGGTATACATAA
- a CDS encoding sugar phosphate isomerase/epimerase family protein, which yields MKLGLINSAWAQAGRETAWGIAQTRNIGFDCIDIFADPLDISIQERRLIALECQKQGLPIVSICCVATGLIDLNPSVQQFHVDRCEAYLDLCYEYQADNLLLVLGEYIWNREVIPPDEQWKWAVDNCRVLGAYAEQLGVKIALELEPFPLSLLNNVENMVRFLNDVDHPAVNANIDISHLQLADVAPKELQRLKGRAIHVHISDCDGNVHGDLPPGRGVVNFLPYLEEIATMDIEGAISLELEYSPEPDKIVEWVTEAYQETDRLLQQVGLRD from the coding sequence ATGAAACTCGGATTGATCAACTCTGCCTGGGCTCAGGCGGGACGCGAAACCGCTTGGGGAATTGCCCAGACCCGCAATATCGGATTCGACTGCATCGACATCTTTGCCGATCCACTGGACATTTCCATTCAGGAACGCCGGTTAATCGCGTTAGAATGCCAGAAACAGGGCCTACCCATCGTTTCAATCTGTTGCGTAGCCACCGGCTTGATCGACCTGAATCCCTCTGTTCAGCAGTTTCACGTTGACCGCTGCGAGGCTTATCTGGACCTCTGCTATGAGTATCAGGCGGACAATCTGTTGCTCGTTCTGGGGGAGTATATCTGGAACAGGGAAGTCATTCCGCCAGACGAACAATGGAAGTGGGCCGTCGACAATTGCCGGGTCCTGGGTGCTTACGCGGAGCAGCTGGGTGTAAAAATTGCGTTAGAACTCGAACCATTTCCACTCTCGTTGTTGAACAACGTGGAGAACATGGTACGATTCCTCAACGATGTGGATCACCCCGCAGTGAATGCCAATATCGATATTTCGCATCTGCAACTGGCCGATGTAGCACCAAAAGAACTACAGCGCTTGAAGGGCCGGGCCATTCACGTTCATATATCGGACTGTGATGGCAACGTGCATGGCGATCTGCCTCCGGGTCGGGGAGTGGTCAATTTTCTCCCTTATCTGGAAGAGATTGCCACGATGGATATCGAGGGAGCCATTTCTCTCGAACTCGAATACTCGCCCGAACCTGATAAAATCGTCGAATGGGTCACCGAAGCTTATCAGGAAACTGACCGGCTGTTGCAGCAGGTAGGACTACGCGACTAA
- a CDS encoding sulfate adenylyltransferase, translating into MSDLIAPHGGLSEPVCCTVSESEKDAFLAGAADLPKVPVSSADLSTVYRIADGTLSPLTGPMNSEAWNLALDEKVVMSNGKKYAWTIPLAFPITAELAGTLSAGQKVALTNPSGEIVATLDINDVYEWDKPKYIKCVYGTERTDHPGAAMVMEGDKENTHLLGGELKALPQPKSPAIGQYVLTPREVRALLAEKGWDAAVAFQTRNPLHRAHEYALVYALEVLLKEGKNAGAVLNPLIGETKSDDVSAEIRMETYEKLITDRAMGDGDSDSELWEPRGESVPDRVILLGLDIKMFYGGPSEAVMHAIYRQNMGYTNIVIGRKHADAPFQDGTAIWGDFDAQEIFDNLNGELLIKPVNVGFAAYYESIGRVDLMENHKDEKPVFISGKDVRATLLKGDMVDPRIMRPSTSKILAEAMAS; encoded by the coding sequence ATGTCTGACCTGATTGCACCTCATGGTGGTTTGTCTGAACCTGTCTGCTGCACCGTTTCCGAGTCTGAAAAAGACGCATTCCTGGCGGGAGCCGCTGACCTCCCCAAAGTTCCGGTTTCCTCCGCGGACCTCTCCACAGTTTACCGTATTGCTGACGGTACCCTGAGCCCGCTGACCGGCCCGATGAACAGCGAAGCCTGGAACTTGGCGCTCGACGAAAAAGTCGTCATGAGCAACGGCAAAAAATACGCCTGGACCATTCCACTCGCATTCCCTATCACTGCTGAATTGGCCGGAACTCTTTCTGCTGGACAGAAAGTCGCCCTGACCAACCCGAGTGGCGAAATCGTCGCGACACTCGACATCAATGATGTCTACGAATGGGACAAACCCAAATACATCAAATGTGTCTACGGTACCGAACGTACTGACCACCCCGGAGCCGCCATGGTGATGGAAGGTGACAAAGAAAACACTCATCTTCTCGGTGGCGAGCTGAAAGCATTGCCTCAGCCCAAAAGCCCTGCTATCGGCCAGTACGTACTGACCCCTCGCGAAGTTCGTGCTTTGCTCGCCGAAAAAGGCTGGGACGCCGCTGTTGCTTTCCAGACTCGTAACCCGCTGCACCGTGCTCACGAGTACGCCCTGGTTTACGCCTTGGAAGTCCTGCTCAAAGAAGGCAAAAATGCCGGTGCTGTACTGAATCCGCTGATCGGCGAGACCAAAAGCGACGACGTCAGTGCTGAAATCCGTATGGAAACTTACGAAAAGCTGATCACCGACCGCGCCATGGGCGACGGCGACAGCGACAGCGAACTGTGGGAGCCCCGCGGAGAATCTGTTCCTGATCGCGTAATCCTGCTCGGCCTCGACATCAAAATGTTCTACGGTGGTCCCAGCGAAGCTGTCATGCATGCGATCTACCGTCAAAACATGGGTTACACCAACATCGTTATTGGTCGTAAACATGCCGATGCCCCCTTCCAGGATGGTACCGCCATCTGGGGTGACTTCGACGCTCAGGAAATCTTCGACAACCTGAATGGCGAACTGCTGATCAAACCCGTTAATGTTGGATTCGCTGCTTACTACGAGTCAATCGGCCGTGTTGATCTGATGGAAAACCACAAAGACGAAAAACCAGTATTCATCTCTGGTAAAGACGTCCGGGCGACTCTGTTGAAAGGCGATATGGTTGATCCCCGTATCATGCGTCCCAGCACTTCCAAAATTCTGGCCGAAGCAATGGCCAGCTAA